In Pirellulales bacterium, the following are encoded in one genomic region:
- a CDS encoding M28 family peptidase: MPQLKQGVFRRRRIVVATSLAALLAVLSPTPGRADEAPADFDGQRAFGQLVELCNLGPRYSGSPGMAEQQQLLERHFASLGLKVERQEFRSTRDRFQGGALPMANLIVPLNPAATQRIILCAHYDTRPLPDRDPEERQRRRGTFVGANDGASGTAALMELARHLRGLGGTRGVDLVLFDGEEYVIAERGEYFLGSTHFARKYRDKPPNHRYVAAVLLDMIADKQLGIRYDGSSNRWEDSKWLVDELWETARQLGVWEFQRTEWPNLIQDDHIPLHNIARIPACDIIDFNYPDPLNSYWHTTADVPENCSAESLGKVGRVVLAWARGWLAEATPEDPR; encoded by the coding sequence ATGCCGCAACTGAAGCAGGGCGTTTTCCGGCGTCGACGGATCGTGGTCGCCACGAGCTTGGCGGCGCTGCTGGCAGTGCTATCGCCTACGCCGGGCCGTGCGGACGAAGCGCCGGCCGACTTCGACGGTCAGCGGGCGTTCGGCCAACTCGTAGAACTGTGCAACCTGGGGCCCCGTTACAGCGGCTCGCCGGGGATGGCCGAACAGCAGCAGCTGCTCGAACGACATTTCGCGTCGCTGGGGCTGAAGGTCGAGCGACAGGAGTTTCGTTCCACGCGAGATCGGTTCCAGGGGGGAGCGCTCCCGATGGCCAACCTGATCGTGCCGCTCAACCCCGCGGCGACCCAGCGGATCATCCTTTGCGCCCACTACGACACCCGCCCCTTGCCCGATCGCGATCCCGAGGAGCGGCAGCGGCGCCGCGGCACGTTCGTCGGCGCCAACGACGGCGCCAGCGGCACGGCCGCGCTGATGGAATTGGCCCGGCACTTGCGCGGCCTCGGCGGGACGCGCGGCGTCGATCTCGTGCTGTTCGACGGCGAGGAGTACGTCATCGCCGAACGGGGCGAGTACTTCCTAGGGAGCACCCATTTCGCCCGGAAATATCGCGACAAGCCGCCGAATCATCGCTACGTGGCGGCGGTGCTGTTGGACATGATCGCCGACAAGCAGCTCGGGATCCGCTACGACGGTTCCAGCAACCGCTGGGAAGACTCAAAGTGGCTGGTCGACGAATTGTGGGAAACGGCTCGCCAGTTGGGCGTGTGGGAGTTTCAGCGCACTGAGTGGCCTAACCTGATCCAGGACGATCATATCCCGCTCCACAACATCGCCCGCATCCCCGCGTGCGACATTATCGATTTCAACTATCCTGATCCGCTCAACAGCTACTGGCACACGACCGCCGACGTGCCGGAGAACTGCTCGGCCGAGTCGCTCGGCAAGGTCGGACGGGTCGTGCTCGCTTGGGCTCGCGGTTGGCTCGCCGAGGCGACGCCGGAGGATCCCCGGTGA
- a CDS encoding DUF4254 domain-containing protein, protein MTGMSFHPRKFVDSVLKLHRDAVVRWHAEEPDNPCQDLLAIVCQQHQYNFLLWHEEDVARSPDVSDARIAMVKRAIDGYNQQRNDWIERIDEGLIDQLFQQSIMPRRDATLNTETPGSAIDRLSIMSLRIYHLKEQRARTDVDAAHLQKVKERLDRCRLQRTDLACSLTELLEDVFAGRKMLKVYRQMKMYNDPSLNPYLYGRGQQQVA, encoded by the coding sequence ATGACAGGCATGTCCTTTCACCCCCGCAAATTCGTCGACTCGGTTCTGAAGCTCCACCGCGATGCGGTCGTCCGCTGGCACGCCGAGGAGCCGGACAATCCCTGTCAGGACCTGCTGGCGATTGTCTGTCAGCAGCATCAATACAACTTCTTGCTGTGGCACGAGGAAGACGTCGCCCGCAGTCCCGACGTCAGCGATGCGCGGATCGCGATGGTGAAGCGCGCCATCGACGGCTACAACCAGCAGCGCAACGACTGGATCGAGCGGATCGACGAGGGGCTCATCGACCAGTTGTTCCAGCAGAGCATCATGCCCCGCCGCGACGCGACGCTGAACACCGAAACGCCAGGGAGCGCCATCGACCGGCTGTCGATCATGTCCCTGCGGATCTATCACCTGAAGGAACAGCGGGCCCGGACCGACGTCGACGCCGCCCATCTGCAAAAAGTGAAGGAACGCCTCGACCGCTGCCGGCTCCAGCGAACCGACTTGGCCTGCTCGCTGACCGAACTCCTGGAAGACGTCTTCGCCGGCCGAAAGATGCTCAAGGTCTATCGGCAGATGAAAATGTACAACGACCCGTCGCTGAATCCGTACCTGTACGGACGCGGGCAGCAGCAAGTGGCGTAG
- a CDS encoding glycosyltransferase family 4 protein: MPSLAADCRVSPSAALVGARRTFRVLQVITPSHMSGAETQLVRMVQRMEQRGHFLPVLVKHGGDVPAEMRRRGIDPATGRIGGKANLFAPLVIGRAARRLEAEIVQSALSTASWWCGWLESLGGPPSLGHVHGFTSAAWHRRQRHLLAVSQSVKDDLVAQGIEPQRITVLPNAIDPAEFRPQRDPLAVRTELGADATTPVVGTFAHLGEKKGHRELFAAIPRVVARVPNAQFWIVGQGVLTAELQQVAERGGFARHVRFTGFRRDAADLMNAIDVLALPSHREPFGLVYIEAATLGKPSVACRAGGAVEAVADGETGLLVPPHDSETLAEAITTLLEDPSLASRMGAAGRERTADLFGWDRYARTLEGVYDRLA, from the coding sequence ATGCCCTCCCTCGCCGCCGATTGCCGCGTTTCGCCGAGCGCCGCACTCGTCGGCGCCCGCCGGACGTTTCGCGTGCTGCAGGTTATCACCCCCTCGCACATGTCGGGGGCTGAAACCCAGCTTGTGCGGATGGTGCAGCGGATGGAGCAGCGGGGGCACTTCCTGCCGGTGCTCGTCAAGCACGGCGGCGACGTCCCCGCCGAGATGCGACGCCGCGGAATCGACCCCGCCACCGGGCGAATCGGCGGCAAGGCGAACCTGTTCGCCCCGCTGGTGATCGGCCGCGCGGCCCGACGCCTCGAAGCCGAGATCGTCCAATCCGCTCTCTCGACCGCCAGTTGGTGGTGCGGGTGGCTTGAGTCCCTTGGCGGTCCCCCCTCGCTTGGGCACGTCCACGGGTTCACCTCGGCCGCGTGGCACCGTCGGCAGCGACACCTGCTGGCCGTGTCGCAATCCGTCAAGGACGACCTCGTCGCTCAAGGAATCGAGCCGCAGCGGATTACGGTGCTGCCGAACGCGATCGATCCGGCCGAGTTTCGCCCGCAGCGCGACCCGCTCGCCGTACGCACCGAACTGGGGGCCGACGCGACGACCCCCGTCGTCGGGACGTTCGCCCACCTCGGCGAGAAAAAGGGGCATCGCGAACTGTTCGCAGCAATTCCCCGCGTGGTCGCCCGTGTGCCGAACGCGCAGTTTTGGATCGTCGGCCAAGGCGTCCTGACCGCGGAACTGCAACAAGTCGCCGAGCGCGGCGGGTTCGCCCGCCATGTCAGGTTCACGGGATTCCGTCGCGACGCGGCAGACCTGATGAACGCAATCGACGTGCTCGCCCTCCCCTCGCACCGCGAGCCGTTCGGGCTGGTCTACATCGAAGCCGCGACCCTCGGCAAACCGTCGGTGGCGTGTCGCGCGGGGGGCGCGGTCGAAGCGGTCGCCGACGGCGAGACGGGCCTCCTCGTCCCGCCGCACGACAGCGAAACCCTCGCCGAGGCGATCACGACGCTCTTGGAAGACCCGTCGCTGGCCAGCCGCATGGGCGCCGCCGGCCGGGAGCGCACAGCCGACCTCTTCGGTTGGGACCGCTACGCCCGCACGCTGGAAGGCGTATACGATCGGTTGGCGTAA
- a CDS encoding polysaccharide biosynthesis/export family protein: protein MRTPLATACLIGASLAATAAALRAPMPRTEWPGPAATTSRCVPWDQVRLCQALGPAAPHPIWGVDGTAGAGRGEPGWESRGHVNWQAYAQGEYVGHARTAHVPEYRIRVDDKVSFVFRLTRESHDGPYALQVGDTIRVESLTGDAAGGGSADGGQDNIRRELIIQPDGTISLPLLGQVRAAHLTVDALRLQLEERYKKFYKVPAITVTPILFNTRLQDLIDSVDARQGASGGLRLETTINPDGRIYLPALGAVCAQGLTLDELQMELNARYRAMIPGVEITPVLTQRAPRNVFVLGEVRTAGRYSLDGPTSLMGAISMAGGWIPGANLRQVVVFRRGDDWRLMATMLDIQGALYARRPAPADEIWLNDGDIVVVPKAPILVVNEFINQFFTNGLYAMFPQFSFGNFNFNNFRSISN, encoded by the coding sequence ATGCGCACCCCGCTTGCGACCGCCTGCCTGATCGGAGCCAGTCTTGCCGCGACCGCGGCGGCGCTGCGGGCGCCGATGCCGCGGACCGAGTGGCCCGGCCCAGCGGCGACGACCTCTCGGTGCGTCCCCTGGGACCAAGTGCGACTGTGCCAGGCGCTTGGGCCCGCGGCGCCTCACCCGATCTGGGGCGTCGACGGAACGGCCGGCGCCGGTCGGGGCGAACCGGGCTGGGAGTCTCGCGGCCATGTCAACTGGCAGGCCTATGCCCAAGGCGAGTACGTGGGGCACGCCCGTACTGCTCACGTCCCCGAGTACCGCATTCGCGTCGATGACAAGGTGTCGTTCGTTTTCCGTCTGACGCGCGAGTCGCACGACGGGCCGTATGCGCTGCAGGTGGGCGATACGATCCGCGTCGAGTCGCTCACCGGCGACGCGGCCGGCGGCGGCAGCGCCGACGGGGGGCAGGACAACATCCGCCGGGAACTGATCATCCAGCCCGACGGCACGATCAGCCTGCCGCTGCTGGGACAAGTGCGGGCGGCTCATCTGACGGTCGATGCGCTGCGACTGCAGCTCGAAGAGCGCTACAAGAAGTTCTACAAGGTCCCCGCGATCACGGTGACGCCGATCCTGTTCAACACGCGGCTGCAAGATCTGATCGACTCGGTCGACGCTCGGCAGGGCGCCAGCGGCGGGTTGCGGCTCGAGACGACGATCAACCCCGACGGACGGATCTATCTCCCCGCGCTGGGGGCGGTGTGCGCCCAAGGGCTCACCCTGGACGAGCTGCAAATGGAACTGAACGCTCGGTATCGGGCGATGATCCCCGGCGTCGAGATCACGCCCGTGCTGACCCAGCGGGCGCCGCGAAACGTCTTCGTCCTGGGCGAGGTGCGGACCGCGGGACGGTACTCGCTCGACGGGCCGACGAGTCTCATGGGGGCGATCAGCATGGCCGGCGGATGGATCCCCGGGGCGAACCTCCGGCAGGTGGTCGTGTTCCGTCGCGGCGACGACTGGCGGCTGATGGCGACGATGCTCGACATCCAGGGCGCCCTCTACGCCCGCCGCCCGGCGCCGGCCGACGAAATCTGGCTCAACGACGGCGACATCGTCGTCGTCCCCAAGGCGCCGATCCTGGTCGTCAACGAGTTTATCAACCAGTTCTTTACGAACGGTCTCTACGCGATGTTCCCGCAGTTCTCGTTCGGGAATTTCAACTTCAACAACTTCCGCTCGATCAGCAATTAG
- a CDS encoding DUF1570 domain-containing protein — protein MRRRRTILAALATLGLLLTARPTAALERVLHTVERQLVEHAGEIVLEDRAGGVVLRTPSDQLHVIPAAQVRNRSTDDRPFELLDAKGLAEELLKELPADFRVHHSKNYVVCYNTTAAYAKWCSSLLERLQKGFVSYWKKRGCEVDVPQRPLPVIVFSDEASYLQHAVPELGASARNVIGYYSMATNRIIMYDLTGAQAVVRGFSNSGSRADIVSLLTLPAAEPLVATIVHEATHQISFNCGLQKRFADNPVWMSEGLAEFFETPDLRSTRGWAGIGEVNSSRWELYQANEAAGRLLPFERIVGGDDVFRNPQTAVDAYAQAWALTYFLVKWRQQEYVAYLQAIAAKPQLVEVKPAARLEEFRKHFGDLQQLESEFQRQMSRIR, from the coding sequence ATGAGACGCCGGCGGACGATCCTTGCAGCGCTGGCGACGCTCGGCCTGCTGCTGACGGCGCGGCCTACCGCTGCGCTCGAGCGGGTGCTGCACACGGTCGAGCGCCAATTGGTTGAACACGCCGGCGAGATCGTGCTTGAAGACCGCGCCGGCGGAGTCGTGCTTCGCACTCCCAGCGACCAGTTGCACGTCATCCCCGCCGCACAGGTTCGCAATCGTTCGACCGACGATCGCCCGTTCGAACTGCTCGACGCGAAGGGACTGGCCGAGGAACTGCTCAAGGAACTTCCCGCGGATTTCCGCGTGCATCACTCGAAGAACTACGTCGTCTGCTACAACACGACCGCCGCGTACGCCAAGTGGTGCAGCTCGCTCTTGGAGCGGTTGCAAAAGGGGTTCGTCTCGTACTGGAAGAAACGGGGCTGCGAGGTCGACGTTCCGCAGCGCCCCCTGCCGGTGATCGTATTCTCCGACGAGGCGAGTTACTTGCAGCACGCCGTGCCGGAATTGGGCGCCAGTGCACGGAACGTCATCGGCTACTACAGCATGGCGACCAACCGGATCATCATGTACGACCTGACCGGCGCTCAGGCGGTCGTGCGAGGGTTCAGCAACTCCGGATCACGGGCGGACATCGTATCGCTGCTGACCCTGCCCGCAGCCGAGCCGCTGGTGGCCACCATCGTGCACGAGGCGACTCACCAGATCTCGTTCAACTGCGGGTTGCAGAAGCGATTCGCCGACAACCCCGTGTGGATGAGCGAGGGGCTCGCCGAGTTCTTCGAAACCCCCGATCTGCGCAGCACGCGCGGCTGGGCGGGGATCGGCGAAGTGAACTCTTCGCGGTGGGAACTGTATCAGGCGAACGAGGCCGCGGGCCGGTTGCTGCCGTTTGAGCGGATCGTGGGAGGCGACGACGTGTTCCGCAACCCGCAGACGGCGGTCGACGCCTACGCCCAAGCGTGGGCCCTGACGTACTTCCTCGTGAAGTGGCGCCAGCAAGAGTACGTCGCGTACCTGCAGGCGATCGCCGCGAAGCCCCAACTCGTCGAGGTCAAACCTGCGGCGCGACTCGAGGAGTTTCGCAAGCACTTCGGCGATCTCCAGCAGTTGGAGTCGGAATTCCAGCGGCAGATGAGTCGCATCCGGTGA
- a CDS encoding terpene cyclase/mutase family protein, with translation MSAPSVPNSPVAVRPPSFVSVGPGEAAPPVGGLASVPPEPAEADATAESSGRRRWSVGAAIDEAIREGRASAWLASAAIHAAIVLCLSLLVFSPRGLGPALLLEGFVDTTPDDEAELQFDTSLAGGVESDLPTTSEPLVGNLDAAPTNASTPTTPVLVDPIATIGEIAFEPFAADAGSLSTLGGGLEGRRLANRHGRALAGGGSDASEAAVEAGLAWLAAHQYPDGAWRFDLERCPNCAGYCRNSGTNASSTAATGLALLSFLGGGYTHRDGKYAETVQRGVYYLTETMAVTTHGGDLRDTRVREISRERAGGSGALANAVDLLRNKVDTMYSHGIATLALTEAYAMTGDRALREPAEQAVKFIVNAQYPDGGWRYAPAFETPTAGDVTVSGWQAMALKSGAIGGIPVPYETWRKLSGFLDTNAVNDGAEYGYVQGQRGTRATSAIGLLCRMFEGWPRSHRPLQKGVANLGSQRPEDNHMYYNYYATLVLHHAGGSDWIRWNPKMRDYLVKSQSTSDHEQGSWYFEESYSRDGGRVYTTALSVLTLEVYYRYLPLYREGGGE, from the coding sequence TTGTCGGCGCCGTCGGTCCCTAATTCGCCCGTCGCGGTCCGGCCGCCGAGCTTTGTTTCGGTCGGCCCCGGCGAGGCTGCGCCGCCGGTCGGGGGTCTTGCGTCGGTTCCTCCTGAACCTGCCGAGGCGGACGCAACCGCCGAATCCTCTGGCCGGCGCCGCTGGTCAGTTGGCGCCGCGATCGACGAGGCGATTCGCGAGGGGCGGGCCTCGGCGTGGCTCGCCAGCGCCGCAATCCATGCGGCGATCGTGCTTTGCTTGTCGCTCTTGGTGTTCTCTCCCCGCGGCTTGGGCCCCGCCTTGCTCTTGGAGGGGTTCGTCGACACGACCCCCGACGACGAGGCCGAGTTGCAATTCGACACGTCGCTGGCCGGAGGCGTCGAGTCGGACCTGCCGACGACCAGCGAGCCGCTGGTGGGCAATCTCGACGCAGCGCCGACCAATGCGTCGACTCCGACCACGCCCGTACTCGTCGACCCGATCGCGACAATCGGCGAGATCGCATTCGAACCGTTCGCCGCCGACGCCGGCTCGCTGTCGACGCTGGGCGGGGGGCTCGAAGGACGACGGCTGGCGAATCGCCACGGTCGCGCCCTGGCCGGCGGGGGAAGCGACGCCAGCGAGGCGGCCGTCGAGGCGGGGCTCGCTTGGCTTGCCGCGCACCAGTATCCCGACGGCGCTTGGCGGTTCGATCTTGAACGCTGCCCGAACTGCGCCGGCTACTGCCGCAACTCGGGGACGAACGCTTCGAGCACTGCCGCGACGGGGCTCGCGCTGTTGTCGTTCCTGGGCGGCGGCTACACCCATCGCGACGGCAAATACGCCGAGACGGTGCAGCGAGGGGTGTACTACCTCACCGAGACGATGGCCGTCACCACCCATGGCGGCGACCTGCGCGACACGCGGGTCCGCGAAATCAGCAGGGAACGCGCCGGCGGGTCCGGGGCTCTGGCCAACGCCGTCGACCTGCTGCGGAACAAGGTGGACACGATGTACTCGCACGGGATCGCGACTTTGGCCTTGACCGAGGCGTACGCGATGACCGGCGACCGCGCGCTGCGCGAACCGGCCGAGCAGGCGGTCAAGTTCATCGTCAACGCCCAGTACCCCGACGGGGGGTGGCGCTACGCTCCCGCGTTCGAGACCCCCACAGCCGGCGACGTGACAGTCAGCGGTTGGCAGGCGATGGCCCTCAAGAGCGGCGCGATCGGCGGGATCCCCGTGCCCTATGAAACCTGGCGCAAGCTGAGCGGGTTCCTCGACACGAACGCCGTCAACGACGGCGCCGAATACGGCTACGTCCAGGGGCAGAGAGGCACGCGGGCCACGTCGGCAATTGGGTTGTTGTGCCGGATGTTCGAGGGTTGGCCGCGGAGCCATCGCCCGCTGCAAAAAGGGGTGGCGAATCTCGGCAGCCAGCGGCCCGAGGACAACCACATGTACTACAACTACTATGCGACGCTCGTGCTGCACCACGCGGGGGGGTCGGACTGGATCCGTTGGAATCCCAAGATGCGCGACTACTTGGTCAAATCGCAAAGCACTAGCGACCACGAACAAGGAAGCTGGTACTTTGAAGAGAGCTATTCCCGCGACGGGGGCCGGGTGTACACGACGGCCCTCAGCGTCCTGACCCTCGAAGTCTACTACCGTTACTTGCCGTTGTATCGCGAAGGGGGCGGGGAATGA
- the rpmG gene encoding 50S ribosomal protein L33 codes for MAKSGGKKKKKVETVFLVCDETGDYNYTLRRKTGGEKLKLKKYCPRLRKHTLHVEKKK; via the coding sequence ATGGCCAAGAGCGGCGGCAAGAAGAAGAAGAAGGTGGAAACCGTGTTTCTCGTCTGCGACGAGACCGGCGACTACAACTACACGCTCCGCCGAAAGACCGGCGGCGAGAAGTTGAAGCTCAAGAAGTATTGCCCGCGGTTGCGGAAACACACGCTGCACGTCGAGAAGAAGAAGTAG
- the recJ gene encoding single-stranded-DNA-specific exonuclease RecJ, translating into MPKRWRIAPYDRERVAQLELAAGVPAVVAQLLLARGIHDPAEARSFLDPKLTGLRNPDELPGAAAAADLIYDALRAGRRITVYGDYDADGMTATAILLRCFRLLGAKVDSYIPHRIDEGYGLNDDALRRLAADGADVVVTVDCGIASVAEAALAAELGLTLVVTDHHQMAAELPAAAALVHPALPGCAYPFPGLCGAAVAFKLAWALCQRAAGAKRVTEPMRRFLMQAVGLAAIGTVADVVPLVDENRILVREGLKALRHSPTVGVAALLKQTNLADKEALDGEDLGFTIGPRLNATGRLGQAEMGVELLTTEDPERAAKLAAFIDELNAERQTLERSMLRSADKQARERFDPQRDPALVLADHEWHPGIIGIVAGRLAEKYHKPVVLVAADKLGVKPGVGSARSVPGFDLHAALTECSEHLEGHGGHAAAAGLRVAEARLPVFRRAFCEVAARELGEGAAVPDLRVDAEAVLSMLTHQTVAQIESLAPFGHGNSRPVLCTSNVRLTEAPRRMGGAGRHLSMTVAQHGVRMRAVAFGGGDWEEELAAIDGELSIAFRPVINRYRGRASVEIHLADWRVD; encoded by the coding sequence ATGCCCAAACGCTGGCGGATCGCCCCCTACGATCGCGAGCGGGTTGCCCAACTCGAACTGGCGGCCGGGGTTCCCGCGGTCGTCGCTCAGCTTCTGCTCGCTCGCGGCATTCATGACCCCGCAGAGGCGCGAAGCTTCCTCGACCCGAAGCTCACAGGGCTCCGCAATCCCGACGAGCTCCCCGGCGCCGCGGCCGCAGCCGACCTGATCTACGACGCCCTTCGCGCCGGTCGACGGATCACCGTCTACGGCGACTACGACGCCGACGGCATGACCGCGACGGCAATTCTGCTGCGGTGCTTCCGGTTGCTTGGGGCGAAGGTCGACTCCTACATCCCGCACCGCATCGACGAGGGATACGGCCTGAACGACGACGCATTGCGGCGGCTGGCGGCCGACGGGGCCGACGTCGTGGTGACCGTCGACTGCGGCATAGCCAGCGTCGCGGAAGCGGCGCTCGCTGCAGAGCTGGGACTCACGCTGGTCGTCACCGATCATCACCAGATGGCCGCGGAGCTGCCCGCCGCTGCGGCGCTGGTCCATCCTGCGCTCCCTGGTTGCGCCTACCCGTTTCCCGGCCTCTGCGGCGCAGCGGTCGCGTTCAAGCTGGCGTGGGCCTTGTGCCAACGTGCGGCCGGCGCCAAACGCGTCACCGAGCCGATGCGCCGCTTCCTGATGCAGGCGGTCGGGTTGGCCGCGATCGGCACCGTGGCCGACGTCGTACCGCTCGTCGACGAGAACCGCATCCTCGTACGCGAAGGGCTCAAGGCGCTGCGCCACTCGCCGACCGTCGGCGTGGCTGCGCTCCTTAAGCAAACCAATCTCGCCGACAAGGAAGCGCTCGATGGCGAGGATCTCGGCTTCACGATCGGCCCTCGCTTAAACGCCACGGGTCGGCTTGGCCAAGCCGAGATGGGGGTCGAACTGCTGACGACCGAGGATCCCGAGCGGGCCGCGAAGCTGGCCGCGTTCATCGATGAACTCAACGCCGAGCGGCAAACGCTGGAACGCAGCATGCTTCGCTCCGCGGACAAGCAGGCCCGCGAGCGGTTCGACCCGCAGCGCGACCCGGCCCTGGTCCTCGCCGACCACGAGTGGCACCCGGGGATCATTGGAATCGTCGCCGGACGGCTCGCCGAAAAGTACCACAAGCCGGTCGTCCTGGTCGCCGCCGACAAGCTGGGGGTGAAACCGGGGGTCGGCTCGGCACGGAGCGTGCCGGGGTTCGACCTGCACGCGGCGCTGACCGAGTGCAGCGAACATCTGGAAGGGCACGGCGGACACGCCGCTGCCGCGGGTTTGCGTGTCGCCGAGGCGCGCTTGCCCGTATTCCGCCGCGCGTTCTGCGAAGTCGCGGCCCGCGAGTTGGGAGAGGGCGCCGCCGTGCCTGACCTGCGAGTCGACGCCGAGGCGGTTCTGTCGATGCTCACCCATCAAACGGTCGCCCAAATCGAGAGCCTCGCCCCGTTCGGCCACGGCAACAGTCGGCCCGTCCTGTGCACCAGCAACGTGCGTCTGACCGAAGCCCCGCGCCGCATGGGGGGCGCCGGTCGGCACCTGTCGATGACCGTCGCCCAGCACGGCGTGCGGATGCGGGCGGTTGCGTTCGGCGGCGGCGACTGGGAGGAGGAACTTGCGGCGATCGACGGCGAGTTGTCGATCGCCTTCCGCCCGGTCATTAACCGGTATCGCGGTCGAGCGAGCGTCGAGATCCATCTTGCCGATTGGCGCGTGGATTGA
- a CDS encoding aspartate kinase, which yields MSLIVQKFGGTSVATPEKITEAARKAIRAQAQGHQVVMVVSAMGKNTDVLVDLANAVSSAPSAREMDMLLSTGEQVSVALVAMAIHELGGKATSLTGGQIGIKTDSSHTKARIQNISTERMKSLLDDGHVVIAAGFQGTDDEGNITTLGRGGSDTTAVALAAVLGADECHIYTDVDGVFTTDPRLVAEARKMDRVSHNEMLELASLGAGVMHSRSIEFGKKFNVPIHVRNSGSFNDDPGTVIGPDSESADRPVSGCALTKNEARVSMRGVPDQPGTMNRIFSELGQAQIAVDMIVQDVGADGKADIAFTVIEGDFPAALKAVKKVAAEFGDVDVQVEEGLSKVSVVGLGMATQTGVADRMFRVLADDDVNIKAITTSQIKISVLVDKAHGQKALRAVHREFELDKPPAQRSAYAEEASQLEQASPADIVARLQRMEDLTIENVSLDQSQGRVTLTAIPDKPGIAAQIFEAVASENLLVDMIVQGAGSDGLADLSFTVPRDSVAQAVKVVEETAADLDCGPVESDPAIAILSVFGIGIRTHVGVGVRMFAALADAGINVEMINTSEMRVNVVVDSAQGDAGLEALKAAFADVMG from the coding sequence ATGTCGTTAATCGTGCAAAAATTCGGCGGCACCAGCGTCGCCACCCCTGAGAAGATCACCGAAGCCGCGCGGAAGGCAATTCGCGCTCAGGCCCAGGGCCATCAGGTGGTGATGGTGGTGAGCGCCATGGGAAAAAACACCGACGTGTTGGTGGACCTCGCCAACGCGGTGAGCAGCGCCCCCTCGGCCCGTGAAATGGACATGCTCCTCTCGACGGGCGAGCAGGTGAGCGTCGCTCTGGTCGCGATGGCGATTCACGAACTCGGCGGCAAAGCCACGAGCCTCACCGGCGGGCAGATCGGCATCAAGACCGACAGCAGCCACACCAAGGCCCGCATCCAGAACATTTCGACCGAGCGGATGAAGTCGCTCTTGGACGACGGCCATGTGGTCATCGCCGCGGGATTCCAGGGGACCGACGACGAAGGGAACATCACCACGCTGGGCCGCGGGGGGAGCGACACGACCGCCGTCGCTCTGGCCGCCGTGCTGGGCGCCGACGAGTGCCACATCTACACCGACGTCGACGGCGTGTTCACGACCGATCCCCGGCTGGTCGCCGAGGCCCGCAAGATGGATCGGGTCAGCCACAACGAGATGCTCGAACTGGCGAGCCTCGGCGCCGGCGTCATGCACAGCCGGTCGATCGAGTTCGGCAAGAAGTTCAACGTGCCGATTCACGTCCGCAACAGCGGCAGCTTCAACGACGATCCCGGCACCGTGATCGGCCCCGACTCGGAGAGCGCCGACCGGCCGGTCAGCGGCTGCGCCCTGACCAAGAACGAGGCCCGCGTCAGTATGCGGGGCGTCCCCGATCAGCCGGGGACGATGAATCGCATCTTCAGCGAACTGGGCCAGGCGCAGATTGCGGTCGACATGATCGTTCAGGACGTCGGCGCCGACGGCAAAGCGGACATCGCGTTCACCGTCATCGAGGGAGATTTCCCCGCCGCGCTCAAGGCGGTGAAGAAAGTCGCCGCGGAGTTCGGCGACGTCGATGTGCAGGTCGAGGAGGGGTTGTCCAAGGTCTCGGTCGTGGGACTGGGGATGGCCACCCAGACCGGCGTGGCCGATCGCATGTTTCGCGTTCTGGCCGACGACGACGTGAACATCAAAGCGATCACCACCAGCCAGATCAAGATCTCGGTGCTCGTCGACAAGGCTCACGGGCAGAAGGCCCTCCGGGCGGTCCATCGCGAGTTCGAACTTGACAAGCCCCCCGCACAGCGCAGCGCCTATGCCGAGGAGGCGAGCCAACTCGAGCAGGCGAGCCCCGCCGACATTGTCGCCCGGCTGCAGCGGATGGAAGACCTGACAATCGAGAACGTCTCGCTCGACCAGTCGCAAGGGCGGGTCACGCTGACCGCGATCCCCGACAAACCGGGGATCGCCGCCCAAATCTTCGAGGCGGTCGCGTCGGAGAATCTGCTCGTCGACATGATCGTCCAAGGGGCGGGGAGCGACGGGCTGGCCGATCTCAGTTTCACTGTCCCGCGCGACTCGGTCGCGCAAGCGGTCAAGGTCGTCGAAGAGACGGCCGCAGATCTCGACTGCGGCCCCGTCGAGAGCGACCCCGCGATCGCCATCCTCAGCGTGTTCGGCATCGGCATCCGAACGCACGTCGGGGTGGGGGTGCGAATGTTCGCCGCCCTGGCCGACGCGGGGATCAACGTCGAGATGATCAACACGAGCGAAATGCGCGTGAACGTCGTCGTCGACAGCGCCCAAGGGGACGCTGGGCTCGAAGCCCTGAAGGCGGCCTTCGCCGACGTCATGGGGTGA